A region of Asticcacaulis excentricus DNA encodes the following proteins:
- a CDS encoding head-tail connector protein, with amino-acid sequence MSDPVLLAEAKLFLRVTHDEEDALITTLIAAAVARLETALGLRLEAGSPAPLRLAVLDLIARAYDTRGEGTVSLDGLEPWIAPYREVRL; translated from the coding sequence ATGTCTGATCCTGTGTTGCTCGCTGAAGCGAAGCTGTTTTTGCGCGTCACTCACGATGAGGAAGACGCGCTGATCACCACCCTTATAGCCGCTGCCGTAGCGCGACTGGAAACCGCGCTGGGCCTGAGGCTGGAGGCCGGGTCGCCCGCGCCCCTGCGTCTGGCTGTGCTCGATCTGATCGCGCGCGCCTATGACACGCGCGGCGAAGGCACGGTCTCGCTCGATGGTCTGGAGCCGTGGATCGCGCCCTATCGTGAGGTGCGGCTGTGA